The genomic interval GCAGAGGTGAGTTTGCCGGTATAAAAATCAAGCACGGCCAGGGCCAACCGCGCCTGACGGTGCTGTTCCGCGGCCGCCGGAAGTTCGCGGACGATTCTGGAAAAATAGCCTTCGGCAACGGATAGACTGTCCGCTGCCATAGCGACCTCGCCCAACCGGTAATAGCAAAGCGCTCGATGTGCGCCGGCCTGCGACAAGGCCCGTTCATAACCGGCCCGCGCAGAAGGTAAGTCGTTGAGGTGGCGGAATTGAATGTCCGCGATCCGCAACAACGCGGTGATCATATGCTGAGATTTCTCCTGCCGGCCGGTGAACTTTTCATAGGCGGCAATGGCAGCCGTATACTCTTTTTGCCTTTCATAAATTTCGCCAAGCGCCAGTTCTGCCTCTCGGCTGTAAGGACTGTCGCTGTAATGCTGCAGCAACAGGTTGAAGGCCTGCTTGGCCGGCACAAAGGCACTGTCTTGCATGGCCGTAACGCCTAAAAGATGCAGATAATAGCCGGGCGGATGAGTGCGGGCTGAATCCTGACCGTCGGTCTCCAACGCCAGATACTGTTTCAGCGCTTCGTCATACTTGCCGGCTTGAATCTGCAGCGCACCGAGGATTTGTCGCGCGCCGGCCGCTCTGTCAGGGATGCGCTTGATCTGATCGGTCAGCACACGTACCATGGGCGGCAGCGCAGCCGGCTCCTCTGCCGCTTGATTTAAACACTGACTCTGAATGCGGGCCGCCTGCTCGGGAAACGCAGTCAGAAATGCACCAAGCTCACGGGCGCTGAGTTCATATTCTCCCTGCCGGTGCGCGATTCGACTGATCTCCAAAGCATGGCGGGCTGGCGATTTAAATCGACGGCGCGCCAATACGTACACTTGCCTTGCTTCATCCAACAAATCGTAGCGTTCCAGCGTCGCTCCGATCAAGAGGTAAACCTGCTCGCTCTGGGGATTGCTTTCCACCAGATTCATCCAGCGCTGAACCGCCTCCTTGCGCTGACCCTGCAAGAAAGTGATCTCTGCCAAGTCCGCTTCGAGTTCCATTCGACGAAAATGGGTCTGCAGCTGTAAGACGAGCTGTTCCAGACGGGCGTATTGCTGCAACTGCAGTAAACAACGCTTAGCGCCGCTATAAGCGACCTGATCCGTTGGCGTCACTTCGGTCAAGCGGACATAGATCTCAGCCGCCAGATCATAGCGGCGCAGGGATTCGTACTCCGCCGCCCTCGCCAGCATCTGCCGCGTCTGCTGGGGGCCAAGGGCCTGCGCCTGCAGAACGGTTGCCAGCGTTAACACCAGCAGCCCGTTAATGGTTGGGTTGCTCTTTTTCAAACAAAGCCTCATAATATTGCTTGATAAGCTCCAAATAGTCGCGGCTGTATCCCTCCTTTTTCGCCCGCAGAAAGTCCTGCTGCCACTTTTGCTTGCGGTCGCCTAGATCCGCTGGCAGCTCACCTGGGCTGATCGTCGAATAGGATCGGCCGGTCTCTGCGCGCCGGTCTTTGCTGTATTCTCGTTCGCGTAGGGATTTTTGCGCATCCAGCATACGGGAAAGTATCTGTTCCTGCCGTTTGACGGTGTTGCGAGTGATCTGGCGGCCGAGATCTTGCTCCACCTTTTTCATGTCTTCAATCATTTTCTCCAACCGACCGCCGGAGCCGGCAAGATTTCCGGACTCTTGAGCCAATTGCTCAAGCGACTTGCGCAGCTGCGCCTGTTCGGCAGCCAGCCTGGCCATCGCCTCCTGCTGCCCGCTGCCCATGGCACCATCCATGCCCAAGGCCAGCGTCTGCTGATTGACGCCCTGCTGTCCCTTGGACAAAGATTGCATCTGCTGGATGAACTGCTCCATGCTCATTCCGCCGCTGCCGCCCGGCATCATGGATTGCATGGCGGAGTACATCTGCTTGGCCGCACGATTGAGCTGCGACATGGCCTGGCCCTGCCGCCCGGCGGCAGCAACGTGATTGCGCGATTCCAAAGCCTCCAGGGACTGGGCCATGCTCTGCGAAGCCTGACCCAATGCGCCTCCGATCTGCGGATCGATCTGCAAACTTTCTTTGGACGCGTTAAAGATCTGATCCATCACCCGGTTCAGCGCGGAGGCGACATTCTGCTGCTCCTCAGCAATCGCGCGGATATCGTGGGTCGAAGATTGAGTGGATTCGGTGCGGTTGAGTAGATCCTCCTGCTTTTGCGACAGCGACAACAAATCCTTCATGCCGCGCTGCAACGCCTGCATGGCGCGCTGCTGCTGTGCGCCGGATAACTTGTCCTTCGCCTGTTGCAGTTCTTGGGCCGCCCCGTTTAATTCGTTCTGAATGGGTTCTGACAATGCCGTCAAACCCTCGGATGCGCCGCGCTGCAACCGCTCCTGCATCTCCTGCAACCGCTCCCCCATCTCCTTAGATCCGAGCCGGTCCTGCGCCTGCTGCACCTCCTGCTGCGGCATACCTGGTTCGTTCGCCATTTGTCGATTGACGGCATCCAGCATTTTCTCCAATTCCGCCACGTGGTCGCGCAGCTCCTTTTGCCGCTGTTGTGCGCCGGGCTGCTCCGGCGTTTCACTGATCTGCTTTTGTTCTTCCGCCAGCTTTTGAGCCGTGCGCACTGCTTGATCCAGCTGCTGTTCTATTTTGAATCGCTTGAGCAAAGAGATAGCACGATCGAGATTTTGGTTCATGTCCTCAGCGGACAGACGGTATTGTTCCAGCGCCGTATTGATCAGCTGCGGATCCAGCTTTTGCATGGCCTCGGCCAGTTCATGCATCGCCTTCTGCAGTTCCGGCGTCATGATCTCGCGAAACAGTTGCTGCAGATCCTCATATTTTTTCAGCGTCTCCCAGGAGGCCAGCGCATTTTTTTCCATCTTTTCCAGCATTTGATCCAAGGACTCGGACAGATGCTGTAAATCCCCTTTGATCTGCTCCTGCTTACTGCCGGCATCATCCAGCTGCTGCTTGCGGTGCCAATCGATATGCGGATCACGCTGTAGCTCCCGCTGCATCTCCTCCACATCTCTTTTCAGCTCTTGGCTTCGTTCATAGATCGATTCCATTTGCGCAATCGCGTCCGTCTGGTTGGACGCCAGTTCTTCATACATCTCGTACAACGACGGAAACCGTGCGCGATAGTACGGAGTGATCGCAGCCTTGGGACCGCTGACCTGATCATTATCAAAGACCTGAACCGCATACAGCACGCTTTCGTTGGGCAGCAATGGTGATGAAGAAAGATCCCAGGTAAAAGCCAGATGGCTGTGGTCTACGGCGCTCAATGGCAGCCGCTCACGGACAAACCGCGCGCTGTCGAGCGCCGCCTCTCCGGCTGCCAGTACCTGATAGAGCAGATACATGGCGGACAAGCCATAGTCGTCCTGGGCCTCGATCGCCAGCGGCAACTGCATATCTTCTCCCAAATCCACATCGCGGCCAGGCGCCAGCAAACGAACAAAAGGGGGCTGGTCCGGCACCACGCGCAGATGATACTCAATCTGCGGCGCTGACGGCCATCCGCGATGGTCCGACAGATAAAGCCGGTATCGATCGTCGCGCTGCAGCGCAAAGGAAGCCCGCAAGTGCCTGCCGGAGATCTCCATTGGCAATGAACGGGCAGAAGCGAATTCCACCCGGGCAGTATCCACCAGACCATTGGTCTCGGCCTGTATCTCTATGCGTGTTCCCGCCAGTGCAGATACATCGCCGCTGTTCTCCGGCAGCATCACCGGTTCTTGTCGTGAATAGGGCGGCGGAATCAGCATGACCTGAAGGGACCGGATCATCACCAGCTCTGCCACAGACACTCGATACCATCGGCTTTTCATTCTGCCGTTATGAATGCGGTAGACAAATGAATCATGCACCGCGGTGAAGCGATACTGCAGTGTGTCGAGCACGCCTTTCAGCAGATCAACGTTCTCCAGGCGGTCATCCCGGCGAACCTGCAGTTGCGGCTCGCTGAGCCAGGGCGCAGAGGGCACAACGCGCACGACAAAATCCTGACCCTTGATCACCGTGACATCCCCAGGCAGAACGGAATAGGGCAGTGCCGCTGTCTGATAAAAATCGCGCTGCGGAGAGAACAGCCGGACCGCGCCGCGCGTCAAATTTTGTCCCAGCAGCACAGCCAGCAATAATGAGATGCCCACGCTTTGCCCCAGTCTCAAGTAAGTACGCCGGTCCTGCGTATTGCGGCCACAGGCGAAGAAATCAAAACCTTTGAGCTGGGCCGCCACCTCGGCGAAGGCGGCCTGGATCAGATCCGGAGAATAGGCCTCCTGATTATGGTCCAGTTTGGCGAGCAGCTGCAGGGCATTGGCCAGACGATCATGCACCGACGCATAGTGAGAACCCACCTCCAGCGCCACTTGGTTGAGCGAAGGGGTGCCAGGCTGAAAAGCCCACAAATAAAACGCACGGCCGGCCTGGTGCAGCAGCCAGGTCAGGGATCCGAGGGCTGCGGTGAGTAAAACCGCCCAACGAAGCCAGGAGGGCAACAGCAAGGCGCCGTTGATGGCCAACAGGGCCAGCCAAAGCGGTGCCAAAAGGATCAACGCCTGTGCCAGCGCGGTACCCAGGCGCCGCCGTTTTTGCTGTCTGCGGTAGGCCTTCAGTCGGAGGATAAATGTTTTTTCACTCTCGTTGTTCACGTTATTGAGTCATGGCATAGAATAAAATATTTACGCCCATCTGCAGGGCCTGTTCCCGTACCTCGGGCGGATCCTTGTGCACCTCCGGGTCTGCCCATCCATCGGAGATGTTTGCGTTATAGGAATACAAAACCACCAGCCTTCCGGAATGAAAATACCCCCAAGCCTCAGGCGAACCGCCATCGTGTTCATGGGTCTTTGGCAAACCTTTTGCAAAAGAGTAAAAAGAATGAAAAACCGGATGAGAGAAAGGGATGGCTAGCAACGCCTTGTCCGGAAAAACCTTCTTCATCTCGCGGCGAAAATGCTCATCCATACCATAGTCATCGTCCGCAAATAGAAAGCCGCCACTCTGCAAATACTGCCGCAAGCGGGCGGCCTCCCGGTCGGTGAAAAAGATGCGCCCATGGCCGGTCATAAAGAGCACCGGATAAATAAATAAATTCTCATCCAGCAGCGAAACGCGCCCCTCTTGCTTCGCGCAGCGCGCGCCGGTCACGCGCTGGAAATAGTCTAAAAGATTGGGGATCATCGAAGCGTCGTTATACCAGTCCCCGCCGCCGCCGTACTTTAATCGGGCGACCGTGAACGCCTCAGAATCGACCGGGGTCTGCGTCCACCCGCCGGCAGCGTAGAACAAAAGGATACTGAACATTAAAATCGCTGCGTTTTTCATGGCTCTACAAAACAACAAGTCGGCCTGATGCAAAGCCGACTTGTCCGGTTAAGGAAAAAGTAAATGGTTAGTGTCGCTGCATCGGGACGAGAACCCGCTGCCCCGGCTGCTTAAATGGTTGCGCTACAGATAGCTCTGGTCCTTGATATCGACAAACACCATCTCTCGGATCTCTCCGAGCCAGGTTTCGAACAGCTTTTGCTTTTTATAATCCAGAGCAATCTGCTGGATCCGCTCAAAATCTTTATCCAGCGACAATTCGCGCGCCGGTTCCCGCCGGTTGACGCGAATAATATGAAAACCGTACTGAGTCCGCACTGGATCGGAATAGGCGCCATCGGCGACTCCCCGGAGGGCATAAACAAACTCTTTGGCCCTTTCCCGCAGCTGATCGACTTCAAACACCCCCAGATGCCCCTTCAATTCCCGGCTGGAGCTGTCCTCCGAGTACTTGGCCACCATCTCTTCGAAAGAGGCGCCTGCCTGCAGCCGGCTGTGAATGGCCCGGATGGTATCCGCACTGGCCATCTCATCCTCTCGGGTTGCCTTGGGTGTAATCAGTATATGGCGCACACGCACCTTTTCGCCCCTGCGCTCCTCCATTTTGATCAGATGAAAGCCGTAACGTGTTTCTACCACCGGCGACAACTGGCCGGGCTGTAGGGCAAACGCCGCCTCCTCAAAGGGACGTTCCAGGACGCCGCGGCCCATAAAGCCCAGATCCCCTCCAGCAACAGCAGAACCGGGATCTTGAGAAAACTCTCGCGCCAGCGCTGCAAAATCCTCGCCAGCCTGCAGGCGCTGTTCGATGGACCTTATTTTCTCCATCGCCGCTTGCCGCGCCGCGTCGCCGGCTTTGGGAGTGATCAACAGGTGACTGATATCCACCGTCTCCTGAATTTGTCCGATAGAATCCTTGTGGCTTTTAAAAAAAGCCTCGACTTCCCGGCGGCCGATCTTGACCGCTGCCAATTTCTGGTTGCGCACCTGCATGGCGCGCAGATTTTTCTCGATCTCATCCCGGTAATTGCGGCGGATCTTGGCCAGCGAAGAGCCAAAGTAATCTTCCACCTTTTCTTCGCTGCCCAACTGCTGGATGACGCCTTGCATCTGTTGCTGCAGATAGGCTTCGACCTGCCGTTCATCGGCTTTGATCGTATCCTTCTCCGCCTGAATCAACAACAATTTCTGCGTCACCATGTTCTTCAAGGTGTTCTTTTTCATCCGCTCGAATTCCTTGGGGTTCTTGCTGACGTCCACCTGCATCTGCATGGCCAGCAAATAAGCCCCCTGAATGATCTCGGATTCTAAAATCACCTCATCATCCACGATGGCCACTACGCGATCTAAAACCTGTTGCGCCGGAGATTGGACCACCAGCAGAACACCGATCAAAAGACCTATCAGCCTATATATTTTCACCGCTTTTCTAACTCCTCTTCCATAGACCATTCGCTCCAGTCAATACCAAGATCAACCTGTTCGCTGAGACGGGCGATTAATTTTTGATACACCTGTTCTCCTTTTTGCGCTCGCAGCCGCGGCAGAATGGTCTCTCGAACCTGTTCATAAGGACGCACCTGCCCTTTTTTGACTATCTCTCCTGTACGGATGATATGGTACCCTAACGACGATTTCACCGGCCTGGAAATCTCTTGCATTTTCATCTTTGTTACAACAGACGCCAAAGCCGGCGCAAGTTGCTGAAGAGGAACAAGACCCCAGGCCCCGCCTTGTTCCCGTTTGTGATCGATGGATTTCTCTTTCGCCACTTGAGAAAAGTCCTCCCCGGCTGCAAGGCGGTCTCGCACCTCTTTGGCCTGCGCCAGAGTCTCAACCAGAATCATATCCAGCTGATAAAAATCCTGATCCACTTTGAACTCATCCTGATTCTTTTGATAATACTCCAATAGTTCGGCGTCGCTCACCTGAACCTGCTCATCGAGCCGTTTGCGCAAAAAAACAGAGACGATGTAATCCTTGCGCAGCTTTTCCAAGTCCCTGCGCACGTCAGGCCGCTGCTCTATCTTTTCTTTAACCGCTTGCTGATAGAGCAATTCTGCCTCGAGCCACTGTTGAACATAGCGCTCCCGCTGCAGCCGGCTGAAGGCGCTGTCCGCAATACTCGGCAGAGCGGCTGTCAGTTGTTGCGCTGTCAAGACGGTCTGCCCGACATGGGCGATCACCTGCTGTTGCGGACCTTTGCTGCACGCTGCCAGCAAGCTTATCAGTACGAGCGCCAGACACCGGACCGTCTTGGTGCGGAACCAGCCTGAAGATTCGGCCCTTACCGGTGAACCAGCCGCGTTATCATAAGCCATGTATAGGAAAACTCCGTCCTATATTTTTTCTAAAAATAGCAACTTAGAGTATACTTTGCAAGAACTTTTTCGCTGTTTCAACCGGATTGTGATGTCTGCTGACATTCACTATGAAATAAAGTGCGTCTTTATCCTGCCGCAAGTCAAACCGGCATGTGGCCTTGTCCAATATTTTATGCAACCAGGATGAAAAATGTTCCTTGTCCGGCAGAGAGGGCGTATGAAATTTGCCGATGAATTGACCATTTTTAAACTGCAGCTCGTCAACCAGCGCCTTTCGGGCAAACAGCTTCAACAGCACAAAATCAAACAGATCCCTGGCGGAAGCGGGCATGGGGCCGAACCGGTCGATCACCTCGGTGTGCAGCTCTTCGATCTCCTGCTCGGTCTTCGCTTCAATCAGACGTTTGTAAATGTCCACCCGGTCTGATGCCG from bacterium carries:
- a CDS encoding tetratricopeptide repeat protein, which translates into the protein MKKSNPTINGLLVLTLATVLQAQALGPQQTRQMLARAAEYESLRRYDLAAEIYVRLTEVTPTDQVAYSGAKRCLLQLQQYARLEQLVLQLQTHFRRMELEADLAEITFLQGQRKEAVQRWMNLVESNPQSEQVYLLIGATLERYDLLDEARQVYVLARRRFKSPARHALEISRIAHRQGEYELSARELGAFLTAFPEQAARIQSQCLNQAAEEPAALPPMVRVLTDQIKRIPDRAAGARQILGALQIQAGKYDEALKQYLALETDGQDSARTHPPGYYLHLLGVTAMQDSAFVPAKQAFNLLLQHYSDSPYSREAELALGEIYERQKEYTAAIAAYEKFTGRQEKSQHMITALLRIADIQFRHLNDLPSARAGYERALSQAGAHRALCYYRLGEVAMAADSLSVAEGYFSRIVRELPAAAEQHRQARLALAVLDFYTGKLTSAEQRLKELLALKAGSAPSRVENDALELYWLLTENRADSIGLQKLGAGRLYLGQRQYDRAVERLLSVEGSAAAEARLTLIEAYRLSGRAEAAVPVCEALLQDNRCRTPDRVLMALAGLYESELHHPDEARKKYETLLEKYPQSIYIEEARRRVRLLDKQLNQRSLF
- a CDS encoding DUF4175 domain-containing protein, with the translated sequence MNNESEKTFILRLKAYRRQQKRRRLGTALAQALILLAPLWLALLAINGALLLPSWLRWAVLLTAALGSLTWLLHQAGRAFYLWAFQPGTPSLNQVALEVGSHYASVHDRLANALQLLAKLDHNQEAYSPDLIQAAFAEVAAQLKGFDFFACGRNTQDRRTYLRLGQSVGISLLLAVLLGQNLTRGAVRLFSPQRDFYQTAALPYSVLPGDVTVIKGQDFVVRVVPSAPWLSEPQLQVRRDDRLENVDLLKGVLDTLQYRFTAVHDSFVYRIHNGRMKSRWYRVSVAELVMIRSLQVMLIPPPYSRQEPVMLPENSGDVSALAGTRIEIQAETNGLVDTARVEFASARSLPMEISGRHLRASFALQRDDRYRLYLSDHRGWPSAPQIEYHLRVVPDQPPFVRLLAPGRDVDLGEDMQLPLAIEAQDDYGLSAMYLLYQVLAAGEAALDSARFVRERLPLSAVDHSHLAFTWDLSSSPLLPNESVLYAVQVFDNDQVSGPKAAITPYYRARFPSLYEMYEELASNQTDAIAQMESIYERSQELKRDVEEMQRELQRDPHIDWHRKQQLDDAGSKQEQIKGDLQHLSESLDQMLEKMEKNALASWETLKKYEDLQQLFREIMTPELQKAMHELAEAMQKLDPQLINTALEQYRLSAEDMNQNLDRAISLLKRFKIEQQLDQAVRTAQKLAEEQKQISETPEQPGAQQRQKELRDHVAELEKMLDAVNRQMANEPGMPQQEVQQAQDRLGSKEMGERLQEMQERLQRGASEGLTALSEPIQNELNGAAQELQQAKDKLSGAQQQRAMQALQRGMKDLLSLSQKQEDLLNRTESTQSSTHDIRAIAEEQQNVASALNRVMDQIFNASKESLQIDPQIGGALGQASQSMAQSLEALESRNHVAAAGRQGQAMSQLNRAAKQMYSAMQSMMPGGSGGMSMEQFIQQMQSLSKGQQGVNQQTLALGMDGAMGSGQQEAMARLAAEQAQLRKSLEQLAQESGNLAGSGGRLEKMIEDMKKVEQDLGRQITRNTVKRQEQILSRMLDAQKSLREREYSKDRRAETGRSYSTISPGELPADLGDRKQKWQQDFLRAKKEGYSRDYLELIKQYYEALFEKEQPNH
- a CDS encoding DUF4159 domain-containing protein, which encodes MKNAAILMFSILLFYAAGGWTQTPVDSEAFTVARLKYGGGGDWYNDASMIPNLLDYFQRVTGARCAKQEGRVSLLDENLFIYPVLFMTGHGRIFFTDREAARLRQYLQSGGFLFADDDYGMDEHFRREMKKVFPDKALLAIPFSHPVFHSFYSFAKGLPKTHEHDGGSPEAWGYFHSGRLVVLYSYNANISDGWADPEVHKDPPEVREQALQMGVNILFYAMTQ